One Coccinella septempunctata chromosome 8, icCocSept1.1, whole genome shotgun sequence genomic window carries:
- the LOC123319375 gene encoding organic cation transporter protein-like isoform X1: MTDQTKQPDVLESLMFRLGDFGPYQKWQYLLQVSSALLSGIQMYSLLTVAAVPEHRCEIPNLDVNKTMAFLNYTHLAKYIPLKTDGAFESCYMIDPTTSLTIKCHSWVYNTTYHPSSRAIEWNFVCDRRWMGSVSQSIFMFGILIGCIILNNLADRIGRKPVFCWAASICFVSGVCVAFTTQYYLFLFLRFILGMTSVPGTTTGFVLTMELVGPNKRAAVGVGYQAVFACGIILVAFWGYIIKDRQFLQISYGMHALPLILHWWLLDESPRWLWVKGRYQESLEIIEKALKFNGSTKKLKIDKIIPRSESETKRKDASLLDLFKMPIMRKRILIVGFCWFSNSLVYYGLSLGNESMKGNPFMVIFLMGALELPGYVVVIFFLSKLGRRFLIAFNMIISGFCCVLSVSLTMGSIASNVFVYSGKCLIACSYSVIYIHSAELFPTMTRNSAVGFASMCARISGTITPIILLLDSFDPKVPCMIFGVITIFSGYLTLYLPETLGTIMPSTIEEGEKFGNGDTCFTNCLSQTRESKKKSSPIVIEQLEPLNIT; the protein is encoded by the exons GGGATTTTGGACCATACCAAAAATGGCAATACCTTCTTCAGGTTTCATCAGCATTATTATCTGGGATCCAGATGTATTCATTGCTCACTGTAGCTGCAGTACCAGAACACAG ATGTGAGATCCCAAACTTGGACGTGAACAAAACGATGGCTTTCCTAAACTATACTCACTTGGCCAAATATATACCACTGAAAACTGACGGTGCATTTGAGTCATGTTATATGATAGATCCAACAACAAGTCTAACCATTAAATGCCACTCTTGGGTGTATAATACCACATATCACCCTTCTTCGAGAGCAATAGAATGGAATTTCGTCTGTGATAGAAGATGGATGGGATCTGTTTCCCAGTCAATATTCATGTTTGGAATATTAATTGGCTGCATAATTCTCAATAATCTGGCAGATAGAATTGGAAGAAAACCCGTCTTCTGCTGGGCAGCGTCAATTTGCTTTGTATCAGGTGTTTGTGTAGCATTCACCACGCAATATTATCTGTTTTTATTCCTGAGATTTATTTTGGGCATGACATCTGTACCTGGAACCACGACAG GTTTCGTATTGACAATGGAATTAGTTGGTCCGAACAAACGCGCTGCAGTTGGTGTGGGATATCAAGCAGTTTTTGCTTGTGGGATAATATTGGTTGCATTCTGGGGATATATAATAAAAGACAGGCAATTTCTGCAGATTAGCTACGGCATGCACGCATTACCTTTGATTTTACATTGGTGGCTCTTGGACGAATCACCAAGATGGCTCTGGGTTAAAGGACGCTATCAGGAAAGCCTAGAAATCATAGAAAAAGCATTGAAGTTCAATGGAagtacaaaaaaattgaaaatagacaAAATAATTCCTAGGAGTGAATCGGAAACTAAAAGAAAAGATGCCAGTTTGTTGGATTTATTCAAAATGCCGATAATGAGGAAAAGGATACTCATTGTTGGTTTTTGTTGGTTCAGTAATTCTTTAGTGTATTATGGTTTATCTCTTGGTAACGAGAGCATGAAAGGAAATCCATTCATGGTTATCTTCCTGATGGGAGCTTTAGAACTTCCAGGATATGTCGTAGttatattcttcctgagtaaaCTGGGAAGAAGATTTTTGATTGCTTTCAATATGATCATAAGTGGATTTTGTTGTGTATTATCGGTCAGTTTGACAATGGGTAGTATTGCTTCGAATGTCTTCgtatattcgggaaaatgtcTCATAGCTTGTTCCTATTCCGTGATATACATTCACTCGGCTGAACTATTTCCTACCATGACAAGAAACTCCGCTGTTGGTTTCGCAAGTATGTGTGCCAGAATTTCAGGAACCATAACCCCTATCATCCTCCTACTAGATTCTTTTGATCCTAAAGTACCATGCATGATTTTCGGGGTGATAACGATTTTTTCCGGTTACTTGACTTTATACCTACCAGAGACACTTGGAACAATCATGCCGTCAACAATAGAAGAAGGCGAAAAATTTGGAAATGGTGATACATGCTTCACTAACTGCCTGAGCCAGACCCGTGAAAGCAAGAAGAAATCTAGTCCTATTGTAATTGAACAACTTGAACCTCTCAATATTACATAA
- the LOC123319375 gene encoding organic cation transporter protein-like isoform X2 has product MAFLNYTHLAKYIPLKTDGAFESCYMIDPTTSLTIKCHSWVYNTTYHPSSRAIEWNFVCDRRWMGSVSQSIFMFGILIGCIILNNLADRIGRKPVFCWAASICFVSGVCVAFTTQYYLFLFLRFILGMTSVPGTTTGFVLTMELVGPNKRAAVGVGYQAVFACGIILVAFWGYIIKDRQFLQISYGMHALPLILHWWLLDESPRWLWVKGRYQESLEIIEKALKFNGSTKKLKIDKIIPRSESETKRKDASLLDLFKMPIMRKRILIVGFCWFSNSLVYYGLSLGNESMKGNPFMVIFLMGALELPGYVVVIFFLSKLGRRFLIAFNMIISGFCCVLSVSLTMGSIASNVFVYSGKCLIACSYSVIYIHSAELFPTMTRNSAVGFASMCARISGTITPIILLLDSFDPKVPCMIFGVITIFSGYLTLYLPETLGTIMPSTIEEGEKFGNGDTCFTNCLSQTRESKKKSSPIVIEQLEPLNIT; this is encoded by the exons ATGGCTTTCCTAAACTATACTCACTTGGCCAAATATATACCACTGAAAACTGACGGTGCATTTGAGTCATGTTATATGATAGATCCAACAACAAGTCTAACCATTAAATGCCACTCTTGGGTGTATAATACCACATATCACCCTTCTTCGAGAGCAATAGAATGGAATTTCGTCTGTGATAGAAGATGGATGGGATCTGTTTCCCAGTCAATATTCATGTTTGGAATATTAATTGGCTGCATAATTCTCAATAATCTGGCAGATAGAATTGGAAGAAAACCCGTCTTCTGCTGGGCAGCGTCAATTTGCTTTGTATCAGGTGTTTGTGTAGCATTCACCACGCAATATTATCTGTTTTTATTCCTGAGATTTATTTTGGGCATGACATCTGTACCTGGAACCACGACAG GTTTCGTATTGACAATGGAATTAGTTGGTCCGAACAAACGCGCTGCAGTTGGTGTGGGATATCAAGCAGTTTTTGCTTGTGGGATAATATTGGTTGCATTCTGGGGATATATAATAAAAGACAGGCAATTTCTGCAGATTAGCTACGGCATGCACGCATTACCTTTGATTTTACATTGGTGGCTCTTGGACGAATCACCAAGATGGCTCTGGGTTAAAGGACGCTATCAGGAAAGCCTAGAAATCATAGAAAAAGCATTGAAGTTCAATGGAagtacaaaaaaattgaaaatagacaAAATAATTCCTAGGAGTGAATCGGAAACTAAAAGAAAAGATGCCAGTTTGTTGGATTTATTCAAAATGCCGATAATGAGGAAAAGGATACTCATTGTTGGTTTTTGTTGGTTCAGTAATTCTTTAGTGTATTATGGTTTATCTCTTGGTAACGAGAGCATGAAAGGAAATCCATTCATGGTTATCTTCCTGATGGGAGCTTTAGAACTTCCAGGATATGTCGTAGttatattcttcctgagtaaaCTGGGAAGAAGATTTTTGATTGCTTTCAATATGATCATAAGTGGATTTTGTTGTGTATTATCGGTCAGTTTGACAATGGGTAGTATTGCTTCGAATGTCTTCgtatattcgggaaaatgtcTCATAGCTTGTTCCTATTCCGTGATATACATTCACTCGGCTGAACTATTTCCTACCATGACAAGAAACTCCGCTGTTGGTTTCGCAAGTATGTGTGCCAGAATTTCAGGAACCATAACCCCTATCATCCTCCTACTAGATTCTTTTGATCCTAAAGTACCATGCATGATTTTCGGGGTGATAACGATTTTTTCCGGTTACTTGACTTTATACCTACCAGAGACACTTGGAACAATCATGCCGTCAACAATAGAAGAAGGCGAAAAATTTGGAAATGGTGATACATGCTTCACTAACTGCCTGAGCCAGACCCGTGAAAGCAAGAAGAAATCTAGTCCTATTGTAATTGAACAACTTGAACCTCTCAATATTACATAA
- the LOC123319376 gene encoding craniofacial development protein 2-like, giving the protein MNMGTWNVQGISGKMEEVILEVTRLRVDIVVLTETKKKGVGVETAGNYIHVHTGVERHQRAKRGVSVLIHKRYQGNITSYEAVDENIIKVNMNLKNRPCTLLGVYGISNDELYAVKDEFFEKLNDEITKIGNNREIIIMGDLNGKTGRKRDNKVVGPYGETSRNDNGERLIELCESHGLKITNGFYKHKEIHTYTWVQTTRNLRSIIDYVIVKQSTALQINDVRVYTGVTCGSDHYLVKSRILFPFGPLKNTRGDNEEQAEKVVCVKYNLNSLTHESTITLYQNRLDEKLTDELREQGVEEVYGNIVDSIKKAAEEALGLQKPKESNKLWWTEEVENIIKEKKKAYLLWLSSKKQEDRDEYMSIKRTTRRAVTTAKREMWDRKCQEINSCIPMKEHEQISNQ; this is encoded by the exons ATGAATATGGGCACCTGGAACGTGCAGGGTATATCGGGCAAGATGGAGGAAGTAATACTGGAGGTAACTAGACTGAGGGTGGATATTGTCGTCTTGACGGAGACAAAAAAGAAGGGAGTTGGAGTGGAAACAGCGGGGAATTATATTCATGTACATACTGGAGTTGAAAGGCACCAAAGGGCAAAACGGGGAGTTTCGGTTCTGATACATAAAAGATACCAAGGAAATATCACCTCTTATGAAGCAGTTGATGAGAACATAATAAAGGTTAACATGAACTTGAAAAATCGGCCTTGTACTTTGCTTGGAGTCTACGGCATATCCAATGACGAACTATATGCTGTTAAGGAtgaattctttgaaaaattgaacgaTGAAATAACAAAAATCGGGAACAATCGAGAGATAATAATTATGGGAGATCTAAACGGAAAAACTGGCCGGAAAAGAGATAATAAAGTAGTGGGACCCTATGGGGAAACAAGTCGAAATGATAATGGAGAGAGACTTATTGAACTCTGTGAGAGTCATGGGCTGAAAATAACGAACGGATTCTACAAACACAAAGAAATACATACCTACACATGGGTGCAGACAACTCGTAATTTAAGATCTATAATTGACTATGTTATAGTAAAACAGAGTACGGCCCTGCAGATAAATGATGTACGAGTTTACACAGGCGTTACATGCGGTTCAGACCATTATTTGGTGAAAAGTAGAATTCTCTTTCCATTTGGGCCATTGAAAAATACTAGGGGGGATAACGAAGAGCAGGCAGAAAAGGTTGTTTGTGTGAAATATAACTTGAACAGCCTAACACATGAGAGTACGATAACACTGTATCAGAATAGATTGGACGAGAAACTGACAGATGAGCTCCGAGAGCAGGGTGTAGAGGAGGTATATGGGAATATCGTGGATAGCATCAAAAAAGCTGCTGAAGAAGCGCTTGGACTACAGAAGCCGAAAGAGAGTAATAAGCTCTGGTGGACGGAAGAAGTTGAAAACATaatcaaagagaaaaaaaaagcctaTTTATTATGGCTAAGTTCCAAAAAACAGGAAGATAGGGACGAATATATGAGCATAAAGAGGACAACCAGACGGGCAGTAACAACAGCCAAAAGAGAGATGTGGGACCGTAAATGCCAGGAAATCAACAGCTGTAT ACCAATGAAAGAACACGAACAAATATCGAATCAATAA